In one Gemmatimonadota bacterium genomic region, the following are encoded:
- a CDS encoding type 4 pilus major pilin, with amino-acid sequence MTFATEWLERRWHRRRGVSLVDFVLYLGLAAVVVAGAVLAYNNVENRQKRLQTSQLVTEVFTAVADLHRTGASYGTGDLIQTLEAAKRVPSKGRSSVTDDDGNTTTTITSPFGDNVTVVGAGTTFTVTVVDMTEANCIDLLTSYADQGEEESSLAGVAIEGTAQTLPLSVATISSTCAADSDVALTFR; translated from the coding sequence ATGACTTTTGCAACAGAATGGCTTGAGAGGCGCTGGCACCGCCGTCGTGGCGTAAGCCTGGTCGATTTCGTGTTGTATCTCGGCCTGGCGGCTGTCGTGGTTGCCGGGGCGGTATTGGCTTACAACAATGTCGAAAACCGCCAGAAACGCCTGCAGACCTCCCAGCTGGTCACCGAGGTCTTCACGGCGGTGGCCGACCTCCACCGAACCGGCGCCTCCTATGGCACGGGCGATCTGATTCAGACGCTCGAAGCCGCGAAACGGGTGCCCTCAAAAGGCAGGTCGTCCGTCACCGATGATGACGGAAACACCACGACCACGATCACGTCACCCTTTGGCGATAACGTGACCGTGGTGGGGGCCGGCACCACGTTCACCGTTACGGTCGTCGACATGACAGAGGCCAATTGCATCGACCTCCTGACGAGCTACGCGGATCAGGGCGAGGAGGAATCTTCCCTCGCCGGGGTCGCGATCGAAGGCACCGCCCAAACCCTTCCGCTTTCCGTCGCGACAATTTCAAGCACCTGCGCCGCTGATTCAGACGTTGCCCTGACGTTTCGATGA